TAACAACAAAAGTTCCACCATCTGGTTGATGTACTTCAAAAAATTGACCCACTTGTACATCTTCTGGTAATTTTTCCTTTTCAACGGGGAAAACCAAATCTTCTCTATATTCTCCATAAGCCTTATCATAGGGAACATTTATTGTCTTTTTTTCGCCTACCTCCATACCAATAATTTGTTCCTCAAAACCAGGAATAACCTGTCTTTCCCCAACTACAAATTGTAATGGTTCTTTTCCTTCTGAACTATCAAAAATTTCTCCATCTTCAAATCTTCCCACATAATGTACCAATACCTTATCTCCTTTTTTTATACCCATAATACCACCTCACAAAATTAAAAGTACTACTTAATTATACATCACAAAAGAAATTTTACAAATCTTTACATTTAAAGATTTGTGAGAACACTAATAAAATAGCTCCTAGTACCATTATTCCTACTCCAATTCCATATTCATTACTCAAAAACCCCATCAAAAATGAAAACATAGCACTTAAAAATGTTTTTACTTGAGATTCAACCGATAATACAGATGCAAGGGCCTCCGATTTTTCACTAATATACGACACAGCAATAGGTCTTCTGATATTCTCCAAAATGTACAAAAAGAAAAAGAAAATAATAGAGAGAAAATACAATTTATATACATACGAAATACCTATTAAAATCACGGTTATCGCACCCAAAAAGAGCGTTAAATTTAATCCCTTCTTAAACTTCCAGGAATTTCTCGATGCCATTGAAGTAAGTATATAAAGTCCAAAATAAATTATTCCCACCAAAACAGATGTTCTCTTTTCCTTTGATACTCCCAAAAAAATGGGAATAGTTAAGGCAAATGACTCAATAACTGGTTGTAAATAATCCTTTAAACTTTTAAATATTGCAGAGTAACTCGTGGCATTTAAAAGTAATTTTAGAGTCTTCCAGTTTGAGATAGCTCCCCAAAAATCCTTCAAAGTTTCCTTTTTTGACTTCTTAGATGAAAAATCAAGGTCTTTAGGATAAGTAGAGAGATTTACGAGATTAACAACATAAGGTATAACTGCCAAAAGAAAAATTAATTTGTAATCCCCACTAAAAAAGACAATAACTGCCGTAAGCAAAGAGTTTAAAGCAGAACCTAATTGTGACGCAGCGCGAGTTGCTCCATAATACTGAACTTTTAAATCCTCCATATTGTTCAATTTCAAATACTGGAAAATCATAGCCTTGTGTGTCCCTGTTCTAAATGCCTCACCAAATGAGAAAAAAATCATAGCAACAACAAAAAGAAGAAAGGATTTAAAAAAGTAAAATACGAGAAATGAAATTATATAAGAAATCATGGAAAAAATCATGGATTTTCTTCTACCGTATAAATCTGCAAATACTCCCGTTGGAACTTCCAAGATATTTGTTGCTAAACTCCTTATCGTATAAAGTACACCAATTTGAAAATAATTTAAACCTGCAGACAAAAAAGCCAATATAAAAAACGGTTCAAAGAAACGTAGATTCTTCAAAAAACCATACGCTTGAAATTTTCTAAATTGTTTGTCTTTTTTAATCATTACTCTCAACCTCGCAAAAAATAGGATCATATTTTAAACCCATATTTTTCGCAAAAGCCCTACAACCACCAAAACACCTTTTAAACATACTACATACTTTACAAGCATCCAATAAAACATCTGGATCGTAACTTTTCCATATTTCTTCAAAAGATTTTTCATTCAAATTTCCCATGTAATATTCTTTATCGTATCTAAAATGCCCACAAGGTACAACAGTACCGTCTACCAATACCGATGCATGAGTCCTCCCAGCAGAACATAACCCTCCTGAAATATTTTCTTCAACGTAAAAATTAATACTATTCTTGTGCTTTTCAATCAAGTGTCTTACATATTCTATCTCTTTCTTATTTGGTGTTAAAATTTTTTTGTACAATTGTCCCCTTCCAACTGGAACAAATCTATCTACATATAGTGAAACACGATGCTTTTTAGCAAAATTTATCATATCTTCAAAGTACAAATAGTTTTTTTTGTTGATAACATGCAAGATTGTAACGTCAAAACCTGCTTCTACAAAGTTCATAAAACCTTTGTAAGTTTTATCAAAAGTTCCTTTTCCACGTATAAATTCGTGTATATCTGGCAAACTTCCATCAAAGGAAATTCCCACTTTAAGTTGTGGATAAATCTTTTTTATTTTTTTTACAACTTCTTTACTTGCAAGGGATGCATTTGTATTTAACATCACATCTAGTCCAATACCAACAGCATATTCAATTATTTCGTAAATATCAGGTCTTACCAAAGGTTCTCCACCAATCAAATCTACTGTTTCTACATGTGCACTTTTTAATTCATCAAGTACGTGTTTAACCTGTTCAATTGAAAGTTCTACTTTTGACTTTTTCCCCGCATTACAATAACAATGTTTACACGCATAGTTACAAGCTGTGGTAAGTTCAAATTCAACAATCTTTGGTCTTCTCATATCTCTCCTCCTTTCTTTTTATTAGTATATACCAAATTCTTTAAAATTGTGATAAAATCTTGTTAGAAAAATTAAAGGAGGGATAAAGTGGATACAAAAGAATTAATTATAAAATTGACATCAATTCCAGGACCATCGGGCTTTGAATCAAATGCTGTTAATACTATTGAAGAAATAATGAAAGATTTTTCCGATGAAATCTTCAAAACAAAACTCGGAAGCTTAGTATGTGTAGAAAAAGGAAAAGGAAAGGGAAAAGTTGGATTATTTGCACATGTTGATCAACTGGGATTTGTTATTTCAAAAATAGATGAAAAAGGTTTTGCCTATGTTTCACCAATAGGCGGTTGGGATCCAAAAGTGGTAATTGGGCAACGTGCAAAGATTATATCTAGAAAAAACAAAACATTTGATGGTATATTTGGTTTTTTAGCACCCCATTTGCAAAAAAAAGAAGAAAGAGGAAAAGTACCAACATTTAATTATCTGTTTTTAGATATAAGTATCAATAAAGATTGGAAAGAGATCTCAGTTGGTGACTTAGTTGTTTTGGATGAAATAGAAGGCTTTGAACAAAATAACTACGTATTTGCTCCAGCACTCGACAACAGGGCAAGTTGTGTTTCTCTAATCAAAACAGCATCATTATTGCAAAAAATAAAACACGAAGTTGACGTATATTTTATCTTTTCAACTCAAGAAGAAATAGGTGGTCCAGGTGCACCTACTGCAGCGTATTTTTCGGATTTAGATTATGCATTTGTAATTGATGTAACACACGGTAATGAAAATATTCCTGGCTTTGAAAAAATAGAGATAAACAAAGGTCCAGTAGTTGCAATAGGACCAGTAGTAGATAAAAAATTCAACGAATTGGTACAAAATACAGCAAAAGAATATGGAATTCCTATTCAATTTGAACCTATCCCACGTAGAAGCGGTACAGATACAGACGAAGTACAACTAACCAGAAAGGGTATAAAAACACAGTTACTATCTATACCACTTAAATATATGCACACACCATACGAAAAAATTTCCATAGATGATGTAGAAAAAATATCAAAACTCATGGCATTTACTATCTCTGAATTGGAGGTGCAATAATGTATCTTAAAGAACTTTCAGAAATTAACGGAGTATCTGGTAATGAACATAAAGTTAGGGAATTTATAATTGAAAAGATAAAAGATAAAGTTGATAAATTTTGGGTTGATAACCTTGGAAATCTCATTGCTTTAAAAAAGGGAAATGGAAAGAGAAAAGTAGTATTAGATGCACACATGGATGAAGTAGGATTTATGATAACAAATATAAACGAAGATGGCACTCTATCTTTTATGCCAGTTGGCGGCATAGATCCCAGGGTTGCAATTGGAAAAAAAGTGATAATTAATGATGAAATAATAGGAGTTATAGGATTTAAAGCCATACATTTGCAAGATAATCCACTAAAAACCCCCGAATTTTCACAATTAAGAATTGATGCGGGGTTTTCGTCAAAAAAGGAAGCTGAAAAAAAAGTAAAAATAGGAGATTATGCATCATTTACCACAAAATACAAAGAAATAAACAATTTCGCAACTGGAAAAGCATTTGATGACAGAGGTGGATGTAGTATATTAATAGATCTCATTGAAGACAACATAAAGTCAGAATATGACTTATACTTTGTCTTCAGTGTTCAGGAAGAAACTGGGTTAAGGGGTGCTGCTGTTGTAGTTGAACAAATAAAACCAGACTTTGCAATAGCAATTGAGACTACTACCGCAGGGGATAATCCAGAACTTGACAAAGAACTTTGGGCTACACATATTGGAGATGGTCCTGCTCTAACTTTTATGCATTCTGGATATGTAATAGATAAAAGATTATTTGAAACATTGGTAAATACAGCAAAGGAAAACAATATCCCCTTCCAATATAAAAGAAGAACAGCAGGAGGAACTAATGCCGCAAGATATGCAAGAAGTGCCTATGGTGTACCAGCAGCTGTAATTTCTATACCTTCAAGGTATATACACAGTCCATTAATAGTTATTGATCTAAATGATTATAAAAACACGTATTTATTATTAAAAACATTCCTTGAGAATGCTCCTATAAAATAAATGGCTCCAAATGGAGCCATTTATTTCACCTCTGGAATAAGCACTTTCAAAATCTCTTCATTTTTGATTCTAACATATCCTTCACTTAGCTCCTTAAAGGCAATGCTCACGTAATTATTGTCCCATGTTTCAACATAAGGATGTGCAAATTCCTTTAAATTTTCCGCTCTTTTTGCAACAGCAATGGGAATAGCAAACTTATATGGTATTTTCTCCAAAAGCTTGTCGTAATTAATAACTGGTCTCATCTTTTAACACCCCTTTAAACAAATTTATTCTTAATTTTTCGTCTAAAATACGCCTAGTTTTATAGGATTCAGCTATAACTATTGACTTCATAGCAACTATGGATTTTTCAAGGTCGTTATTTATAATCAAATAATCAAATGCATCGATTTGAGACATTTCCCATTTCGCATTTTCAAGTCTTTTTAACATTGATTGCTTATTTTCCGTACCTCTCTTTAACAACCTCTCTCTTAAAACCTCATAACTAGGAGGTGCTACAAAAACAAATACCGCATCATCAAAATTTTTCTTTACCTGCAATGCACCTTGTACATCTATATCTAATATTATTCTATAACCTTTTTTTATATTTTCAACTACAAATTCTTTAGGAGTACCGTATAAATTCCCATGAACTTTTGCCCATTCTAAAAACTCTCCGTTGTCTCGCATTTCCATGAATTTTTCTTTTGAAATAAAAAAATAATCAACACCATCAATTTCTCCAGGCCTTGGGGGCCTTGTCGTACATGATACGGAAAAAACCACTTTATCCAATTTATTCAACAAAGCACTTATTATACTTGTTTTTCCGACCCCTGACGGTCCACTTACAACTATTAAAGTTCCTTTCATACTATCCCTTTCTTCTTATTCTTTCTAGTTGTTCTTCTATTTCAAAGAAAGATTGCATAAATCTTTGTGCAATTGTTTCTGGTTGGATAGCACTTAATATAATATGATTACTATCTGATATAAGGATTGCCCTTGTCTTTCTACCATACGTTGCATCTATAAGTTTTCCTTCTTCTTTTGCATCCTCTTTTAATCTTTTTAAAGGGGCACTTTCTGGATTTACTATAGCAACTATCCTATCACCAGCAATCACATTTCCAAAACCAATATTAATAAGACCAAACATATTTACACCTCCCAGATTATTCTATATTCTGTATTTGTTCTTTCAATTGTGAGTTAACATATTTACCTTCTAAAGCTAGGTTCGTTATTTCTAGCATTCTACTCTTTGAAAGTATAGTATTAAACTCCCTATGTACTTCTTGTGTTAAAAAATTCAATAGAGTGCCGACCGGTTCATCTTTTAGTATTAACTCTTGCATTCTATCGATATGGCTATTTAACCTCGATATTTCTTCCCTAATATCTGCTTTATCGGCTATAAGAGCAACTGCTGTTTCAAATTGATTCACATCCATCTCTATATTATTGGGCAAAATTTCTTCAACATTTTCCCTTATCTTTTTTGCGATTACTTCTTTTAAATCAAGCGATAATTTGTTTATATTTTCCACTATTTTCTTTAATCTCAATACCATCTTATTGATATCAACAAATAATTTTTCCCCTTCTTTTTCTCTCTCTTCAACGAGTTTTTCCAAAGTTTCAACAATAATATTTTTAACAAAATCCCACAATTCCTCTATAACTTCATCATCTAGATCTCCTCTAAAAATCTCCCTGAAAATTAACAAATCACTCAAACTCAACAAATTTTGTATTCCCAGACTTTCCCTTAATCCCTCAAGGGTTTCAAAATAAGATTTTGCCATGGCAAAATCCACGTTCAGACTTATTGGGACCAAAAATTTAACACCAATTCTCAAGTGTACCTTTCCTCGTTTCAAGTAATTGGAAATTATCTGATTAATCCTTATTTCTTTTGAAGATAAATAATAAGGGATAGATACCGAAATATCTAACCCCTTTGAATTAAGGGTTTTAATTTCACAATAAACCTTGTATTTTTCAGAAACTTTTTCCAATTTTGAATAACCAGTCATACTTTTCAATTTAATCACTCCTGTAGATAATTATACACAATTTTTTACAAAATTCAAAAGATTTTTTATTATTTCAACCCATCTTATTCCAAATTAAAAAAGACAGGACCCCGTTGGGGTCCCATAATGAGGGCTTTATCTCATCCGCCTACTGTTGCTTAGAAATAGCAATACCTTCTTCAATGGCCTTAATGTTCAAATCTATTAATTTTGCTTTTTTTCCCGTTAATTTCTTTTCAAGTGCTTTAAACAAGCTTTCTTTTGAAACCACATTCGTTGCTCCAATAACAGCACCCAGCATAACCATATTTGCCACTTTTAAATTTCCCAATTTATCAGCTATATCGTTACATGGAATTTTCAATACATGTATGTCATCTTTTCTATCTGGTTCTCTATCAATAACAGATTCATTTAAAAAGAGATATCCATCTTTTTCAACAAAGTTTTGGAACTTTAACATAGATGGAATATTCATGGCTACAACAACTTCAGACTTATCAACTACCGGAGATGCAACTTCTTTATCTTCAACAACAACGGTACAATTTGCCGTTCCACCTCTCATTTCAGGACCATATGAAGGCATCCAAGTGACATTTTTCCCCTCTATCATTCCAGCATATGCCAAAATTTGTCCCATTAGCATTACACCCTGTCCACCAAAACCAGCAAATATAAATCTCATTCTTCATCACCAACCTTATCCACGAAAATTCCCAATGGATATTCTGGAACCATATTCTCTTCTAACCATTTTCCAGCGGAAATAGGATCAATTCCCCAGTTGGTTGGACATGTTGACAATACTTCCACCATTCCAAAACCAAGTCCCTTTACTTGTGCCAAAAATGCCTTTTTTATTGCTTTTTTTGTTTTTTCAACATCTTGCGGTGTGTTAACTTTAGTCCTTGCAAGATATGCTACACCTTTTGCTTCCTTTAAAAATTCACACATATGCATTGGATATCCATCATTTTCTGCCTTTCTACCGTATGGCGTAGTGGTAGATTTCATACCAAGCAATGTTGTTGGAGCCATCTGACCACCAGTCATACCATAGATAGCGTTGTTTACAAAAATAGTAGTTATTTTTTCTCCTCTATTTGCTGCATGCATAATTTCAGCAGTACCTATAGCAGCTAAATCACCATCACCTTGGTATGTAAAAACGTAAAGATCCGGTCTAGCCCTTTTCATGCCCGTTGCAACAGCTGGTGCCCTTCCATGTGGTGCAATAGTACCATCCATATTAAAGAATTGATATGCAAATACAGAACATCCTATTGGGGATACTACAAGTGTTTTTTCACGTATACCTAATTCATCGATAACTTCTGCAACTAATCTATGAATTATTCCATGATAACATCCTGGACAATATGTAAACTCTTTTCCCGTCAGAGATTCCGGCATTTTATAAAGAACTTTCTTCATTACAATCACCTCCTAATTTCCTCTTTAAGTGCGTTAAGTATTTCAGTTGGTGTTGGAACTACTCCACCCATCCTCGAGTAGAATTTTATAGGTCTTTTGTCCTTTACGGCAAGTTTTACATCTTCTAACATTTGTCCCATGTTCATTTCTACATCAAAGAACATATCCACTTTATTTGCTAATTCCTCCAAAGGTTTATATGGAAATGGCCATACGGTTATAGGCCTAAATAATCCTACCTTAATTCCATCTTTACGCGCCATATCAACAACACTCTTTGCTATTCTTCCAATTGTTCCAAACGCTGTAATTATTATTTCTGCATCTTCTGTTTTATACTCTTCCCATCTCACTTCATTTTCTTCTATTTTCTTGTATATTTCAACTAATTCCAAGTTCATCTTTTCCAATTTATAAGGATCAATATCAAACGATGTAACTATATGTGGTTCCCTTCCTTTTGCCCCTATTAACGCCCAATCACTATGGTCTGGCAATGTTGATAAATCCCTAAATTCTGGAAATTCAACAGGCTCCATCATCTGTCCCAACAAACCATCAGCCAAAATTAACGCAGGAGTTCTATACTTATCCGCTAAATCAAAGGCAAGTACTGTTAAATCTACTGCTTCTTGAACTGTAGAAGGTGCAAGCACTATTAATCTATAATCTCCGTGACCTCCACCTTTTGTTGCTTGCCAATAATCACCTTGTGCTGGTTGAATATCACCAAGACCCGGACCACCACGTACAACATTAACAAAAACTGCGGGTAGCTTTGCACATGCCATATAAGAGACGCCTTCCATCATCAAACTAAATCCAGGTGATGAAGTAGAAGTCATCACCCTCTTACCAGTACAAGCTGCTCCATACAACATATTTACCGTTGCAACTTCACTTTCAGTTTGTAAAAACACTCCATCAACTTCTGGTAATCTTTTAGCCATATACTCTGGTAATTCACTCTGAGGGGTTATTGGATATCCAAAAAAATGTCTACAACCTGCTCTGATAGCAGCTTCGCCAATTGCTTCTGTTCCCTTTACCATTACTTTTTCCATATCTTTCCCTCCTCACTCTTCCCTATAAACTGTTATACATACATCAGGACACATTCTATAACAAAAACCACATGCTATACATTTTTCTAAATGTTTTGGTTCAGCTGGGTGGTATCCTTTACTATTAAATCCTTCTGAGAACTCAATCACTTTAGTTGGACAAGCGGCAATACATAATCCACAACCTTTACATCTTTCTTGATCAATTTCAATATATCCTTTTACTTTAGGCATCTTAACACCCTCCTTAAAAATCCATTTTCATAAACCTTTTTATCCAAAATTTTGGGAACTCCGTTTCAAAGTCTTCAAGAAAATCTGGGATAACTGTATATTTTACTGGAACGTTTAATATTTTAGAAGCCTCTTTTATAATCTTTTCACCCTCTAAGATTATCTCCTTAGTAGTTTCCACAGATAGATTAGTGTTGTTAATAAGGTAATCTATTTTTATTTTCGCAACTTTACTCAACTGTTCATACGTCTTTACAATCCCATCTACATTGGAAGTAAATGGTCTTCTCGTGTTGATAACCATGGAAACTTCGGCATCCTTTAAATGCGGTTTTAAATAGCCTACAACTACTACTCCATTTTCTTCTCCACCAACATCCAAAACAGTTTTATAATCCGGATTATTTAGATATCCAGCTACCGCCCCAGTAACTATCGGTAAATCTGCATGCTTTAGTGCACCCGGAGGTGTAATAACCTTCAATCCCTTCAATGTAAGTTCATCTACTACATCTCTTGTTCTAAAATAAGGAGAAATTGTATCAACATCTGCAATTGCAACTTTTTCATAATCTTGTCTTAATTTTAAGGCATAATTTATCGCTACTTCTGTTTTCCCACTACCAAATAAACCTATAAACACAAAATTTTTAGACACTTTTTTGCACCTCTTCACTATAATCTTTTGGCTTTTCAACACCATTTAAAACCCTTAACGCACCCATTGCAAGTGCTTTTTCCTCATCACCACCCGGATAAACCAAAATTTGAGCAATAAATCCAACGTATTCTTTAAGCCACTTAACTATGTATTCTTTGTCGTATGCAAGTCCACCTGTTAGCACTATTGCATCTACTTCTCCTCTTAGCGCTGCAGCCATCTTTCCAATCCATTTTGCAATTTGATAGGCCATTGCTCTATATATCAATTCTGCCTTTTTATTTCCTTCTGATATCATTTGTTGAACTTTCATTGCATCATTTGTTCCAAGGTACGCAACCAATCCTCCTTTACCTTTTATCCTTTTCTTTATGAAATCCAAAGTATAATCCCCTGAATAACATAAATCTACTAATTGTGTCAGCGGAAGCGTCCCACTCCTTTCAGGTGTAAACGGGCCATCTCCATCCAACGCATTATTAACATCAACAACCTTTCCTCTCTTATGTGCACCTATGGAAATACCTCCACCCATATGTACAACTATTAAATTTACATCTTCGTAGTTCTTTCCCAAATCGCTTGCTGCCTTTCTAGCAACCGCCTTCTGGTTCAAAGCATGGAATATAGATTTTCTTTTAAACAAAGGATGCCCTGAAACCTTTGCTATTTCATCCATTTCATCTACAACTACTGGATCTACAATAAACGCAGGAATTCCGTGTTTTTTTGAAATCTCATATGCAATAACAGCACCTAAATTTGATGCATGTTCTCCGTACTTTCCTTCCTTTAGCTCATTTACCATTAACTCGTCCACCTTATAAGTACCACTCGGGATTGGTCTTACAAGTCCTCCCCTACCAACTATTGCATCAAAATCTTCATATTTAAATCCCAAAGACTTTAAAAAATTCTCTATTACATTGACTCTAAATTCATATTGCTCTATTAACTTTTTAAATGGTGCAAGTTCTTCTGCTGTATGCCTCAAAGTCTTTGATGCAACCTGTGTCTCATCTTCAAAAATTGCAAGCTTTGTACTTGTAGAACCTGGATTTATAACTAAAATTCTATACATTTACATCACCTGCCATTAAATTAGTAAGGGCAAGCGATAACAACTTCGTTTCATCTGAATCAGCTCGTGAAGTTAAGGCAAC
Above is a window of Thermosipho affectus DNA encoding:
- a CDS encoding FKBP-type peptidyl-prolyl cis-trans isomerase, coding for MGIKKGDKVLVHYVGRFEDGEIFDSSEGKEPLQFVVGERQVIPGFEEQIIGMEVGEKKTINVPYDKAYGEYREDLVFPVEKEKLPEDVQVGQFFEVHQPDGGTFVVRVSEVNEDKIMLDANHPLAGKNLIFDIEIVSIL
- a CDS encoding MFS transporter, which gives rise to MIKKDKQFRKFQAYGFLKNLRFFEPFFILAFLSAGLNYFQIGVLYTIRSLATNILEVPTGVFADLYGRRKSMIFSMISYIISFLVFYFFKSFLLFVVAMIFFSFGEAFRTGTHKAMIFQYLKLNNMEDLKVQYYGATRAASQLGSALNSLLTAVIVFFSGDYKLIFLLAVIPYVVNLVNLSTYPKDLDFSSKKSKKETLKDFWGAISNWKTLKLLLNATSYSAIFKSLKDYLQPVIESFALTIPIFLGVSKEKRTSVLVGIIYFGLYILTSMASRNSWKFKKGLNLTLFLGAITVILIGISYVYKLYFLSIIFFFFLYILENIRRPIAVSYISEKSEALASVLSVESQVKTFLSAMFSFLMGFLSNEYGIGVGIMVLGAILLVFSQIFKCKDL
- a CDS encoding radical SAM/SPASM domain-containing protein translates to MRRPKIVEFELTTACNYACKHCYCNAGKKSKVELSIEQVKHVLDELKSAHVETVDLIGGEPLVRPDIYEIIEYAVGIGLDVMLNTNASLASKEVVKKIKKIYPQLKVGISFDGSLPDIHEFIRGKGTFDKTYKGFMNFVEAGFDVTILHVINKKNYLYFEDMINFAKKHRVSLYVDRFVPVGRGQLYKKILTPNKKEIEYVRHLIEKHKNSINFYVEENISGGLCSAGRTHASVLVDGTVVPCGHFRYDKEYYMGNLNEKSFEEIWKSYDPDVLLDACKVCSMFKRCFGGCRAFAKNMGLKYDPIFCEVESND
- a CDS encoding M20/M25/M40 family metallo-hydrolase; translated protein: MDTKELIIKLTSIPGPSGFESNAVNTIEEIMKDFSDEIFKTKLGSLVCVEKGKGKGKVGLFAHVDQLGFVISKIDEKGFAYVSPIGGWDPKVVIGQRAKIISRKNKTFDGIFGFLAPHLQKKEERGKVPTFNYLFLDISINKDWKEISVGDLVVLDEIEGFEQNNYVFAPALDNRASCVSLIKTASLLQKIKHEVDVYFIFSTQEEIGGPGAPTAAYFSDLDYAFVIDVTHGNENIPGFEKIEINKGPVVAIGPVVDKKFNELVQNTAKEYGIPIQFEPIPRRSGTDTDEVQLTRKGIKTQLLSIPLKYMHTPYEKISIDDVEKISKLMAFTISELEVQ
- a CDS encoding M42 family metallopeptidase; translated protein: MYLKELSEINGVSGNEHKVREFIIEKIKDKVDKFWVDNLGNLIALKKGNGKRKVVLDAHMDEVGFMITNINEDGTLSFMPVGGIDPRVAIGKKVIINDEIIGVIGFKAIHLQDNPLKTPEFSQLRIDAGFSSKKEAEKKVKIGDYASFTTKYKEINNFATGKAFDDRGGCSILIDLIEDNIKSEYDLYFVFSVQEETGLRGAAVVVEQIKPDFAIAIETTTAGDNPELDKELWATHIGDGPALTFMHSGYVIDKRLFETLVNTAKENNIPFQYKRRTAGGTNAARYARSAYGVPAAVISIPSRYIHSPLIVIDLNDYKNTYLLLKTFLENAPIK
- a CDS encoding DNA-directed RNA polymerase subunit omega, encoding MRPVINYDKLLEKIPYKFAIPIAVAKRAENLKEFAHPYVETWDNNYVSIAFKELSEGYVRIKNEEILKVLIPEVK
- the gmk gene encoding guanylate kinase, with translation MKGTLIVVSGPSGVGKTSIISALLNKLDKVVFSVSCTTRPPRPGEIDGVDYFFISKEKFMEMRDNGEFLEWAKVHGNLYGTPKEFVVENIKKGYRIILDIDVQGALQVKKNFDDAVFVFVAPPSYEVLRERLLKRGTENKQSMLKRLENAKWEMSQIDAFDYLIINNDLEKSIVAMKSIVIAESYKTRRILDEKLRINLFKGVLKDETSY
- a CDS encoding DUF370 domain-containing protein, with the translated sequence MFGLINIGFGNVIAGDRIVAIVNPESAPLKRLKEDAKEEGKLIDATYGRKTRAILISDSNHIILSAIQPETIAQRFMQSFFEIEEQLERIRRKG
- a CDS encoding YicC/YloC family endoribonuclease — encoded protein: MIKLKSMTGYSKLEKVSEKYKVYCEIKTLNSKGLDISVSIPYYLSSKEIRINQIISNYLKRGKVHLRIGVKFLVPISLNVDFAMAKSYFETLEGLRESLGIQNLLSLSDLLIFREIFRGDLDDEVIEELWDFVKNIIVETLEKLVEEREKEGEKLFVDINKMVLRLKKIVENINKLSLDLKEVIAKKIRENVEEILPNNIEMDVNQFETAVALIADKADIREEISRLNSHIDRMQELILKDEPVGTLLNFLTQEVHREFNTILSKSRMLEITNLALEGKYVNSQLKEQIQNIE
- a CDS encoding 2-oxoacid:acceptor oxidoreductase family protein, which translates into the protein MRFIFAGFGGQGVMLMGQILAYAGMIEGKNVTWMPSYGPEMRGGTANCTVVVEDKEVASPVVDKSEVVVAMNIPSMLKFQNFVEKDGYLFLNESVIDREPDRKDDIHVLKIPCNDIADKLGNLKVANMVMLGAVIGATNVVSKESLFKALEKKLTGKKAKLIDLNIKAIEEGIAISKQQ
- a CDS encoding thiamine pyrophosphate-dependent enzyme translates to MKKVLYKMPESLTGKEFTYCPGCYHGIIHRLVAEVIDELGIREKTLVVSPIGCSVFAYQFFNMDGTIAPHGRAPAVATGMKRARPDLYVFTYQGDGDLAAIGTAEIMHAANRGEKITTIFVNNAIYGMTGGQMAPTTLLGMKSTTTPYGRKAENDGYPMHMCEFLKEAKGVAYLARTKVNTPQDVEKTKKAIKKAFLAQVKGLGFGMVEVLSTCPTNWGIDPISAGKWLEENMVPEYPLGIFVDKVGDEE
- a CDS encoding 3-methyl-2-oxobutanoate dehydrogenase subunit VorB, which produces MEKVMVKGTEAIGEAAIRAGCRHFFGYPITPQSELPEYMAKRLPEVDGVFLQTESEVATVNMLYGAACTGKRVMTSTSSPGFSLMMEGVSYMACAKLPAVFVNVVRGGPGLGDIQPAQGDYWQATKGGGHGDYRLIVLAPSTVQEAVDLTVLAFDLADKYRTPALILADGLLGQMMEPVEFPEFRDLSTLPDHSDWALIGAKGREPHIVTSFDIDPYKLEKMNLELVEIYKKIEENEVRWEEYKTEDAEIIITAFGTIGRIAKSVVDMARKDGIKVGLFRPITVWPFPYKPLEELANKVDMFFDVEMNMGQMLEDVKLAVKDKRPIKFYSRMGGVVPTPTEILNALKEEIRR
- a CDS encoding 4Fe-4S dicluster domain-containing protein, producing the protein MPKVKGYIEIDQERCKGCGLCIAACPTKVIEFSEGFNSKGYHPAEPKHLEKCIACGFCYRMCPDVCITVYREE
- a CDS encoding cobalamin biosynthesis protein CobQ, encoding MSKNFVFIGLFGSGKTEVAINYALKLRQDYEKVAIADVDTISPYFRTRDVVDELTLKGLKVITPPGALKHADLPIVTGAVAGYLNNPDYKTVLDVGGEENGVVVVGYLKPHLKDAEVSMVINTRRPFTSNVDGIVKTYEQLSKVAKIKIDYLINNTNLSVETTKEIILEGEKIIKEASKILNVPVKYTVIPDFLEDFETEFPKFWIKRFMKMDF
- the buk gene encoding butyrate kinase, whose product is MYRILVINPGSTSTKLAIFEDETQVASKTLRHTAEELAPFKKLIEQYEFRVNVIENFLKSLGFKYEDFDAIVGRGGLVRPIPSGTYKVDELMVNELKEGKYGEHASNLGAVIAYEISKKHGIPAFIVDPVVVDEMDEIAKVSGHPLFKRKSIFHALNQKAVARKAASDLGKNYEDVNLIVVHMGGGISIGAHKRGKVVDVNNALDGDGPFTPERSGTLPLTQLVDLCYSGDYTLDFIKKRIKGKGGLVAYLGTNDAMKVQQMISEGNKKAELIYRAMAYQIAKWIGKMAAALRGEVDAIVLTGGLAYDKEYIVKWLKEYVGFIAQILVYPGGDEEKALAMGALRVLNGVEKPKDYSEEVQKSV